The Zygotorulaspora mrakii chromosome 3, complete sequence genome includes a region encoding these proteins:
- a CDS encoding putative cystathionine beta-lyase (similar to Saccharomyces cerevisiae YHR112C; ancestral locus Anc_5.423): MVELATVLIHGDDKDNRVTDVAPPINVSTTFRYDDNDLIPWNERESFDFLDKTPVYSRLAHPNSTRLESVFSEILTGHAVVYSSGLAAFFAAMVHYNPKRVFLSQCYHGCRSIVKILSRNYGVESYSLEDIDARACRGDIVHLESPMNPFGTSLDIKKFVESAHSRGALVIIDSTFAPPPLQDAWEFGPDVVMHSATKYFGGHSDLLSGVLVVKDDQIAKQLREDRIYLGTNIPNLESFLLLRSLRTYEMRVIKQSSNATEIVAYLYKNKHFYGKVLKNITHSSLQTEDFVKRQLKGGFCPVFSISLNSKEQCQKLPRLLKYFHHATSLGGIESLVEWRAMTDPQIDQTLIRVSIGCENAKDLIKDLSDALLTLQKESE; encoded by the coding sequence ATGGTGGAATTGGCTACAGTTTTAATCCATGGGGATGACAAAGATAATAGAGTCACTGATGTGGCGCCACCTATTAATGTCAGTACCACTTTTCGTTACGACGATAATGACTTAATTCCATGGAACGAACGTGaaagttttgattttctggACAAGACACCTGTGTACTCGAGGTTAGCCCATCCTAACAGTACAAGACTTGAAAGCGTTTTCTCTGAGATCTTGACGGGACACGCTGTTGTGTACTCATCAGGATTAGCGGCATTTTTCGCTGCAATGGTTCATTACAATCCTAAGAGAGTATTCTTATCTCAGTGCTATCATGGTTGCCGTTCTATTGTCAAGATTCTATCGAGGAATTATGGAGTGGAATCGTATTCGCTAGAAGATATTGATGCAAGAGCTTGTAGAGGAGATATTGTTCACTTGGAGTCACCAATGAATCCATTTGGAACCTCCCTTGACATAAAAAAGTTTGTAGAGAGCGCACACTCAAGGGGTGCTTTGGTCATCATAGATTCTACATTTGCACCTCCTCCCTTACAAGATGCCTGGGAATTTGGTCCGGATGTTGTCATGCATTCCGCTACCAAATACTTTGGAGGACATTCAGACCTTTTAAGTGGTGTTTTAGTGGTTAAGGATGATCAAATCGCGAAGCAATTGAGGGAAGATAGAATCTATCTGGGCACTAACATCCCAAATTTAGAAAGTTTTTTACTGTTAAGGTCCTTAAGAACCTATGAGATGAGAGTGATAAAACAATCCTCAAATGCTACTGAGATTGTTGCATATTTGTACAAGAATAAACACTTTTATGGAAAagtcttgaaaaatatcactCATTCGTCTTTGCAAACTGAGGATTTTGTTAAAAGGCAATTGAAAGGTGGATTCTGCCCCGTATTTTCCATATCTCTCAATAGCAAGGAGCAGTGTCAGAAACTCCCACGTTTGCTAAAGTATTTCCACCACGCAACCTCTTTGGGAGGCATTGAATCTTTAGTGGAATGGAGAGCAATGACGGATCCACAGATCGATCAAACTCTGATCAGGGTCTCTATTGGTTGCGAGAACGCAAAAGATCTAATCAAAGATCTATCCGATGCTCTTCTAACACTACAGAAAGAATCCGAGTAG
- the APE4 gene encoding aspartyl aminopeptidase (similar to Saccharomyces cerevisiae YHR113W; ancestral locus Anc_5.424) yields MARLLLRKISTMEPIASSSAIDFPQEFVKFLNEAHSPYHTVHVMKRQLLENGFKELQESKTWARSLHADGKYFVTRNNSSIIAFSVGGKFSPGNPIAIIGGHTDSPTLRVKPISKRTNEKYSQVGVECYGGGIWHSWFDSDLSVAGRVFVKTADGGSEAKLVDLKRPLLKIPTLAIHLDREVNQKFEFNKETQLLPVSGMADLDLSDKKKAVDDEPFSSLKSIVQRHNEDFLDLIAQKLDLKSVSEIEDFELILYDFAASTLGGVRDEFVFSGRLDNLTSCFTGLHGLLLSSDESLAAETGIRLLACFDHEEVGSSSAQGADSNFLPNIIERLSSAVSYTTTDDKLKGKNFLLETYAKSFFLSSDVAHAVHPNYAGKHESQHKPVIGAGPVIKINANQRYMTNSPGLVLLKKVADSANVPLQLFVAANNSPCGSTIGPILASKTGIRTLDIGNPILSMHSIRETGGSADLKYQIDLFKEFLKQYSVLSEKINV; encoded by the coding sequence ATGGCTAGACTTCTActgagaaaaatttcaaccATGGAACCAATTGCCAGTTCATCAGCCATCGACTTCCCGCAGGAGTTCGTAAAGTTTTTAAATGAGGCACATTCTCCATATCATACTGTACATGTTATGAAAAGGCAATTACTTGAGAATGGTTTCAAGGAGCTACAAGAGTCGAAGACATGGGCAAGATCCCTTCATGCTGATGGCAAATATTTCGTCACAAGAAATAACTCATCAATTATTGCCTTCAGCGTAGGTGGAAAGTTTTCACCAGGGAATCCAATTGCCATCATTGGTGGCCATACTGACTCACCAACATTGAGAGTCAAAccaatatcaaaaagaacaaatgaaaagtattCTCAGGTAGGTGTAGAATGTTACGGCGGAGGTATCTGGCATTCGTGGTTCGATTCAGATCTATCTGTTGCAGGGAGAGTGTTTGTGAAAACTGCAGATGGAGGATCTGAAGCAAAACTCGTTGATTTAAAAAGGCCCTTATTGAAGATTCCCACTTTAGCCATTCATTTGGACAGGGAAgtcaatcaaaaatttgagttCAACAAAGAAACTCAATTGCTACCAGTTTCTGGGATGGCAGACCTTGATTTGTctgacaaaaaaaaagctgtaGATGATGAGCCATTCTCTTCATTGAAATCTATAGTGCAAAGACATAATGAAGACTTTCTGGATCTCATTGCTCAAAAACTAGATTTGAAATCCGTTTCTGAGATTGAGGATTTCGAACTGATTTTGTACGATTTTGCTGCTTCTACCTTGGGTGGAGTTCGTGACGAATTTGTATTTTCAGGAAGACTTGATAATTTGACATCCTGTTTCACCGGTCTCCATGGGTTATTATTATCAAGTGATGAAAGTCTTGCTGCTGAGACTGGTATTAGGTTATTGGCATGCTTTGATCACGAGGAAGTTGGATCATCGTCTGCTCAAGGTGCCGActccaattttttgccCAACATCATTGAAAGATTAAGCTCCGCGGTCTCATACACGACTACAGATGATAAATTGAAAggtaaaaattttcttctcgAAACTTATGCGAAATCATTCTTTCTATCCTCTGACGTTGCTCATGCTGTGCATCCAAATTATGCAGGTAAACACGAGTCCCAACACAAGCCAGTCATTGGCGCAGGACCGGTTATAAAGATAAACGCCAATCAGCGCTATATGACAAATTCTCCTGGCTTGGTTTTGTTAAAAAAAGTAGCTGATAGTGCCAATGTTCCTCTACAATTATTCGTAGCCGCTAATAATTCACCCTGTGGCTCGACGATAGGCCCCATTCTCGCATCAAAAACAGGTATAAGGACTCTAGATATCGGAAATCCAATTCTCAGTATGCATTCAATTAGAGAAACGGGTGGTTCTGCCGATTTAAAATATCAAATCGATCTATTTAAagaattcttgaaacaGTATAGCGTTCTATCCGAGAAGATAAATGTTTAA
- the ESC2 gene encoding Esc2p (similar to Saccharomyces cerevisiae ESC2 (YDR363W); ancestral locus Anc_5.425) encodes MDSEEGEDDFFISAATIEDDIYLQDTVYIESKSPVKIREISENRVGQVSKPERAESDNEKSSTSDEESLCESNIQIVDPPQDIKTATISPRKRQSRRRGPRGRQFRSDSDSDKSYRSENSQSPEPRPKRQKSSSTVASLLEPDENEEFFNEIAKETTARSFETRKINSEQLKRIYNIRFLSKLDGTINKTVQVKVLGKYELSSILPTVLERLVKKFEIPDVMRNIYAAENVSLYWNNAKLLKFMTCNSLGVAQTVKDEISNIDILMVPKEYESKFEEDIRIQLLKEEAEAAKEALRRKNNHEISTSNFKDQLTGDIDEFERELKNSEDIKNSHLFSNQDIEVECINLDSDDHDELIKVALVGDDNKKLYVNVRTSTYICKIVEYYKEHKDVPENAVIKLVFDHEELDQSQTVGQQDLEDEDMIEVVVI; translated from the coding sequence ATGGATTCGGAGGAGGGGgaagatgattttttcattagtGCAGCTACTATCGAAGATGATATCTACTTACAAGACACCGTTTATATTGAATCTAAATCTCCAGTGAAAATACGCGAAATATCAGAAAACAGGGTGGGGCAAGTATCAAAGCCTGAACGGGCTGAATCAGATAATGAAAAGTCATCCACCTCAGACGAGGAGAGCTTATGTGAGAGTAATATTCAGATAGTGGACCCACCGCAGGATATCAAAACAGCTACAATATCACCCAGAAAACGGCAAAGTCGACGTAGAGGTCCCAGAGGCAGACAATTTCGTTCAGATAGTGATTCGGACAAGAGTTACAGATCTGAAAACTCTCAATCACCAGAACCAAGACCGAAGCGTCAAAAGTCATCAAGTACCGTGGCAAGCCTCCTAGAACCTGATGAGAATGAAGAGTTTTTCAATGAGATAGCGAAGGAAACTACAGCTCGATCATTTGAAACCAGAAAAATCAACTCTGaacagttgaaaagaatttaCAATATACGATTTTTGTCGAAATTGGATGGTACAATAAACAAAACGGTACAAGTTAAAGTTCTGGGTAAGTATGAGCTTTCAAGCATTTTACCCACAGTTTTGGAGAGACTTGTAAAGAAGTTTGAAATACCAGATGTAATGAGAAATATTTACGCAGCAGAAAATGTATCTTTATACTGGAATAATGCAAAGTTACTGAAGTTCATGACATGTAACTCATTGGGCGTTGCTCAAACGGTAAAGgatgaaatatcaaatataGATATCCTTATGGTACCAAAGGAATAcgaatcaaaatttgaagaggACATTAGAATTCAACTGTTGAAGGAGGAAGCTGAAGCGGCGAAAGAAGCTCTTCGCAGAAAAAACAATCATGAAATTAGCACTAGTAATTTTAAAGATCAGCTTACAGGCGATATTGACGAGTTTGAAAGGGAGCTGAAGAATTCTGAGGATATCAAAAACTCCCATTTATTTTCCAACCAAGACATTGAAGTTGAGTGCATAAATTTAGATAGTGATGATCATGATGAGTTGATTAAGGTTGCATTAGTGGGAGATGACAATAAGAAACTATACGTTAATGTCAGAACATCCACTTATATCTGCAAAATTGTAGAATATTATAAAGAACATAAAGATGTACCCGAAAACGCTGTAATTAAATTAGTGTTCGATCATGAAGAGCTTGATCAGTCACAAACTGTTGGACAGCAAGATttggaagatgaagatatgATAGAAGTAGTGGTTATCTGA